The following proteins are co-located in the Nerophis ophidion isolate RoL-2023_Sa linkage group LG04, RoL_Noph_v1.0, whole genome shotgun sequence genome:
- the LOC133550509 gene encoding regulator of G-protein signaling 5-like has protein sequence MSAEGRPIKKATSPHTGITGAAESTTPRLTMCRGLDLLPITCLERAKELKALFGSLLQKSEQVQPRRSQQSPSFQVDERLQWKESFDKMLHSPNGLCLFRAFLVSEFSEENIAFYLACEDYKAAKPSKMAAKARRIYEEFISTDAPREVNLDHVTKALIRENVERPARTCFDLAQARIYTLMEKDCYPRFLKSLAQQTGPECRTRPASGRQN, from the exons ATGTCAGCCGAGGGCCGGCCTATAAAAAAGGCTACTTCCCCCCACACGGGCATCACAGGAGCTGCAGAGTCCACCACACCACGTCTCACCATGTGCCGAGGACTTGATCTGCTGCCTATCACCTGCTTGGAGAG GGCCAAGGAGCTGAAGGCTCTGTTCGGGAGTCTCCTGCAGAAGTCGGAGCAGGTGCAGCCCAGAAGGAGCCAGCAGAGTCCCAG CTTCCAGGTGGACGAGCGGCTGCAATGGAAGGAGTCCTTCGACAAAATGCTCCACAGTCCCA ACGGCTTGTGCCTGTTCCGAGCCTTCCTGGTGTCGGAGTTCAGCGAGGAAAACATCGCCTTCTACTTGGCGTGTGAGGACTACAAGGCCGCCAAGCCCTCCAAGATGGCCGCCAAGGCCAGGAGGATCTACGAGGAGTTCATCAGCACAGACGCTCCCCGCGAG GTCAACCTGGACCACGTGACCAAAGCCCTCATCCGGGAGAACGTGGAGCGTCCCGCTCGGACGTGTTTCGACCTGGCCCAGGCCAGGATCTACACCCTGATGGAGAAGGACTGCTACCCTCGTTTCCTCAAGTCCTTGGCCCAGCAGACCGGGCCGGAGTGCCGGACCCGCCCGGCCAGCGGCAGGCAGAACTGA